A single genomic interval of Helianthus annuus cultivar XRQ/B chromosome 6, HanXRQr2.0-SUNRISE, whole genome shotgun sequence harbors:
- the LOC110865761 gene encoding probable protein phosphatase 2C 34 — protein MGRFSFMLDGLVRTFSTAKRGTSSTSQCGGKEAAETMAKDARKNEMILRSSGTVNVNGSNNFASVFSKKGEKGVNQDCCIVWEEFGCQEDMMFCGVFDGHGPWGHYVAKRVCNSMPSALLCNWQEMLVQCSLDQDDKELDRFNLWHDSFIKTCVDIDHDLEKCHKIDSVYSGTTALTAIRQGDHLVVANIGDSRAVLATTTENGCLVPVQLTVDFKPNLPQEVERIVECNGRVFCLEDEPGVHRVWLPNEDSPGLAMSRAFGDYCIKKFGLISVPQVIHRNITSRDQFMVLASDGVWDVISNEEAVEIVSSTVDKAKSAKQLVNCAIRAWKRKRKGIATDDISAICVFFHNNSQIHHVDTPK, from the exons ATGGGGCGGTTTTCGTTCATGTTAGATGGGCTTGTGAGGACATTTTCGACTGCGAAAAGAGGGACAAGTTCTACTAGTCAATGTGGTGGAAAAGAAGCTGCAGAAACCATGGCAAAAGATGCAAGAAAGAATGAGATGATCTTAAGATCATCCGGGACTGTCAATGTGAATGGATCAAACAATTTTGCTTCTGTTTTTTCGAAAAAAGGCGAAAAAGGAGTGAATCAAGATTGTTGCATTGTGTGGGAG GAATTCGGGTGCCAAGAAGACATGATGTTCTGTGGCGTTTTCGATGGTCACGGTCCATGGGGACATTACGTTGCGAAGAGGGTCTGCAACTCGATGCCATCAGCATTGTTATGCAACTGGCAAGAAATGCTAGTCCAATGTTCACTTGATCAAGATGATAAAGAGCTTGATAGGTTCAATCTATGGCATGATTCGTTCATAAAGACTTGTGTTGATATCGATCATGATCTAGAGAAATGCCACAAAATCGACTCGGTTTACAGTGGAACCACAGCCTTAACAGCCATTAGACAG GGTGATCATCTTGTGGTAGCGAACATTGGAGATTCTCGAGCGGTTCTAGCTACGACGACAGAAAATGGCTGCTTGGTACCCGTACAACTTACAGTTGATTTCAAGCCAAATCTACCTC AGGAGGTTGAACGGATAGTCGAGTGCAATGGGCGCGTTTTCTGCTTAGAGGATGAGCCTGGTGTGCACCGGGTATGGCTACCAAACGAGGACTCGCCTGGGCTGGCCATGTCACGAGCATTTGGCGATTACTGTATAAAAAAATTCGGTCTTATTTCGGTTCCTCAAGTCATACACCGAAATATAACCAGCAGAGACCAATTTATGGTTCTTGCTTCAGATGGG GTATGGGATGTTATATCAAATGAAGAAGCAGTGGAGATCGTGTCATCGACGGTAGACAAGGCCAAATCAGCTAAACAATTAGTGAATTGTGCAATCCGAGCATGGAAACGCAAGAGAAAAGGGATCGCAACTGATGATATTTCAGCCATTTGCGTCTTCTTTCATAATAATTCTCAAATCCACCATGTAGATACTCCAAAATAA